The following proteins are encoded in a genomic region of Nitrospirota bacterium:
- the hypD gene encoding hydrogenase formation protein HypD produces the protein MNDLVKLIHEIAPSKVVKLMEVCGTHTVSIFRHGIKALLPEQISLISGPGCPVCVTSVNDIDAAISLSKMPGVVLVTFGDMMHVPGSNKMSLYKARAQGARSEVVYSPRDALQIATNNSSSKVVFFATGFETTSPLIAATIEEAIERGISNFYIYSAHKLVPPALSALLNSPDVNIDGFILPGHVSAIIGKAPYEFIASEYAKPGVITGFNADEILMGIYMLLVQIAEKNAQIQIQYSKVVRPEGNPKAVSMIAKYFDVSEAYWRGIGLIPQSGLTLKDAYSHFDVKKTFPIDVKADTADSSACMCGYVLRGIKTPPQCALFGKGCRPENPVGACMVSSEGSCAAYYRYGGLTHG, from the coding sequence ATGAACGACTTAGTTAAACTAATACATGAGATAGCACCGTCAAAAGTGGTGAAACTGATGGAGGTTTGTGGTACGCACACGGTAAGCATATTCAGGCATGGGATAAAAGCGCTTCTCCCAGAACAGATATCGCTGATAAGCGGCCCCGGCTGCCCCGTATGTGTTACAAGTGTTAATGACATTGATGCCGCGATAAGCTTGTCAAAGATGCCAGGAGTGGTGCTTGTCACGTTTGGAGATATGATGCACGTTCCCGGCTCTAATAAAATGTCACTTTATAAGGCACGGGCTCAGGGGGCACGCTCTGAGGTTGTCTATTCACCGCGTGATGCGCTTCAGATTGCCACAAACAACAGCAGTTCCAAAGTCGTGTTTTTTGCAACTGGTTTTGAAACTACATCGCCTCTTATTGCCGCTACCATTGAGGAGGCTATTGAGAGAGGCATCAGTAATTTCTATATCTACAGCGCTCATAAACTGGTTCCTCCGGCTCTCAGCGCTCTGCTAAATTCCCCGGATGTTAATATTGACGGCTTTATCCTCCCCGGCCATGTCAGTGCCATAATCGGCAAAGCGCCGTATGAATTCATAGCGTCAGAGTATGCCAAGCCCGGAGTAATAACAGGCTTTAACGCCGATGAAATCCTCATGGGTATATACATGCTGCTTGTGCAGATTGCAGAAAAGAACGCTCAGATTCAAATCCAGTACTCTAAAGTTGTAAGACCTGAAGGGAACCCTAAAGCGGTTTCTATGATTGCAAAATATTTTGATGTATCTGAAGCGTACTGGCGGGGGATTGGCTTGATTCCCCAAAGCGGATTAACACTCAAAGATGCCTATTCACACTTCGATGTTAAGAAAACCTTTCCGATAGATGTTAAAGCTGACACTGCCGACTCAAGCGCCTGCATGTGCGGGTATGTTTTAAGGGGAATTAAGACGCCTCCACAGTGTGCGCTTTTTGGTAAGGGTTGCCGACCCGAAAATCCGGTTGGAGCTTGTATGGTGAGCTCTGAGGGCAGTTGTGCCGCTTATTACCGGTACGGAGGACTGACTCATGGATAG
- a CDS encoding SIR2 family protein, producing the protein MSESDKNVYILGAGFSKGLGLPLQDDFLQTARTIYFKDTDKYKHFNNVFDYIDKLSKIRNYVSISMFNLENIFNLLEMNLFFTEGTKHEECELRKKDFIKLIADVLQELTPKPFREHPTGMTIHPGYHHYAAFLSLLLKDKPTLHYDSIITFNYDLIVEASLRIINYYRINDNHIPEPPISCDYMKSNENIRDKSIGGFDVPVDLKNTNSTLRLKLFKLHGSINWETKDGETFLVPPTWNKSDTKIKDVWTEVYKELSTATRLIIIGYSFPETDIYAKSLLALAINNNKNLQNIYFINPDTNEVKKRSLDFIDTHFIKHTRYREMDFFKFVEDESWIDENLKRRSIRNWMGFNRLKRLLNK; encoded by the coding sequence ATGTCTGAGAGTGATAAAAACGTTTATATCTTAGGAGCTGGCTTTTCGAAGGGGTTGGGGTTGCCATTGCAGGATGATTTTCTACAAACAGCACGCACTATATATTTTAAAGACACTGATAAGTATAAGCATTTTAATAATGTTTTTGATTACATAGATAAGTTGTCAAAAATAAGAAACTACGTTTCCATCTCAATGTTTAATCTTGAAAACATCTTTAATTTATTGGAAATGAACTTGTTTTTCACAGAAGGGACAAAACATGAAGAATGTGAACTACGAAAAAAGGATTTTATTAAGCTAATTGCTGATGTGCTGCAAGAACTCACACCGAAGCCATTTAGGGAGCATCCTACAGGTATGACAATACACCCTGGATACCATCACTATGCCGCTTTTTTAAGCCTTTTGTTAAAAGATAAACCGACGTTACATTATGATTCAATAATAACATTCAATTATGACCTCATAGTAGAGGCCTCCTTAAGAATTATTAATTATTATCGAATAAATGACAATCATATTCCTGAGCCTCCAATATCATGTGACTACATGAAGTCTAATGAAAATATACGTGATAAAAGCATCGGAGGATTTGACGTGCCGGTTGATTTAAAAAACACAAATAGTACATTAAGACTAAAATTATTTAAGCTCCACGGCTCTATTAATTGGGAAACCAAAGATGGAGAGACTTTTTTAGTGCCACCGACATGGAACAAATCCGACACTAAAATCAAAGATGTTTGGACAGAGGTTTATAAAGAATTAAGTACTGCAACACGGTTGATAATCATAGGGTACTCTTTTCCAGAGACAGATATTTATGCTAAAAGCTTGTTGGCTTTAGCAATAAATAATAATAAAAACCTGCAAAACATTTATTTTATTAATCCTGATACAAATGAAGTTAAGAAAAGGAGTTTAGATTTTATAGATACTCATTTTATAAAACACACACGGTACAGGGAGATGGATTTCTTCAAATTCGTAGAAGATGAAAGCTGGATTGATGAAAATCTCAAAAGAAGATCTATCAGAAATTGGATGGGGTTTAATAGGTTAAAACGTTTGTTGAATAAGTAA